The Echinicola jeungdonensis genome segment ACTATCTGCCGGAAAAGCAGAAAGCTAGAAGGGAGCGGTCACTTGAAAAAGCCATTAGAAAGGAAAAATCAATCACTATCCCCAATTCCCTTGTAACACGTGAAGTGATTTCAAAAGGTGGAAACTTTTTGGTTTATAATGATTACTTTATGGCCAGTACCAGCAGGTTTCGCCAAAGGGATGTGATTTACCATAATGATTTTTACCGTTATTATCCAGATGGTTTTCGTAATCAGGTAAACTTGGGAGGGTATACCTGGTACAATTCCAGAAGCCGGGAGGGGGTGAATTACCAATATAAATACTTGGCTGCCCAGTTTTTGTTGTTGGACCAACAGGGGAATATGATTTGGGACAATACCCTTTCATTGCAAGACCTTATTACCGCCAATCCCGGAAAATTTGGGGAGGTCAGCTTTGATGGAGATAACCTTTTTTATATGTATTTGGAAGAGGATAAATTGAATCTGACTCACCTTTTTGGGGGAGAAGTGAAATTCGAAAACCAGGAGTTTGAATTGGAATTGCTTGCAAAAAATGAAAGGATAAAAGAAACCCAGGTAGAAAGCCTCTCATTGATGTGGTGGTATGACCATTATTTTTTATTGTCCGGCAAACAACAAATTAGATTTCAGGGTGAAGATGCAAGAGAAAGGGTACGGGAGGTGTTTTTTATTACCAAGATAAAGGTAGATGGGCAATTGGATAGGGCTTTGACCCAAGAGGAAAATTAAAAATAAGTGATGCATTTAGAGTTTACCTGAAGCTTTCTACCTACCATAATGGGTGGTTTTTGAATACTCATTAAAAAGGAAGAAAATGAGAAGAGAATTTTCGCAGATTTCTTGATTATTGGCACCGAAATTTATGGTTCTTTTTTTTTCTTAACATTTAGTATTTTATGGCTCTACCTACCATTTTTCCACCGGGTAGGATTGAAAAAAAATAATTGAAAAAAAAATCGAATAAAATTAGGGGTTGAATTCACTAATACCATATGAAGGTCAAACCCTTTCAATGGGTCTTCAGGTTGCATTGAAGATTCCGTTAATGGCTTTACCTTTTTATTTCAATAAGAATTTGGGTGTTATATGGTAGATGAAGGTAAGCCGGGTTGCAATTTATTTTTATATTTGTGCTCAAATCTAAGCCATGCAAAAAAGACTAGTTTTAGATCAGAAGCAAATATCCATTACATTAAGCCGGTTTTGTCATCAGTTGATAGAAAATCATGATGACTTTAAAGATACCATTTTGCTGGGTTTGCAACCTAGAGGGACTTTGGTTTTGGACAGGATAGTGGAAAGGCTCAAGGAAATCAGTGGGATTGAGGTGCCATCAGGGCGTTTGGATGCAACATTTCACCGGGATGATTTTAGAAGAAGAGATATTCCTCTAAAAGCCAATGAAACCAGGATTGATTTTTTGATTGAAAATAAAAAAGTCATTCTTGTGGATGATGTGCTTTATAAGGGAAGGTCTGTAAGAGCAGCCATGGATGCCATGATAGCTTTTGGAAGACCCCAGAAGGTAGAATTGATGGTGTTGATAGACCGGAAGTTTACCCGGGATTACCCCATCAAACCGGATTATTTTGGCCGTCAGGTCAATACCCTGGAAAGTCAATATGTTAGCGTGGAATGGGCATCACAAGGTTTCGAAGAAGATGCAATTTGGATAACAGAAAAAGAAGTTAAAAGCGTATAATGCAAAAGCTAAGTACCCGCCATTTATTAGGTATCAAAGATATTTCCCCTGAAGATATCCAGTTAATCTTCGAAACGGCTGATAATTTT includes the following:
- the pyrR gene encoding bifunctional pyr operon transcriptional regulator/uracil phosphoribosyltransferase PyrR, producing the protein MQKRLVLDQKQISITLSRFCHQLIENHDDFKDTILLGLQPRGTLVLDRIVERLKEISGIEVPSGRLDATFHRDDFRRRDIPLKANETRIDFLIENKKVILVDDVLYKGRSVRAAMDAMIAFGRPQKVELMVLIDRKFTRDYPIKPDYFGRQVNTLESQYVSVEWASQGFEEDAIWITEKEVKSV